The Pecten maximus chromosome 10, xPecMax1.1, whole genome shotgun sequence region TGGCAAATCGGGATTTTGCAGACACACGTAAGTATGAGAAATCCGACATTTACTCAAACAATTGAAGTGTCACTTTAATGATTTGGACTATGCATTAGCATTCTCAGGTGGACGGTATTTTCCTTGTTACCTGATTGTCACGTGTTAATGCGTTTTAATGGTAACACTGTTCAAAGTCTACACTTGTAATAAACTTGCTGTTGAATTTCAATATTAAACATATGGAAGTTATTTGATTATTGGTCTTTTTTCATCCGCATTAAGATTTTAACACCTTTAACACAAATATGTCAATTATTTCCGTCGTCTCTAACGAGCTTCATTTACAACCCTTGAGTGACCGCATGATGCAGTTAAATTAAATTGGGTtcactgtatctaactctctagTCGTCTCCAAAGTAATAATATATGATGCGTATTTTGCAAATACTTTGCATTTTTTAACCTAATGCTTAGAATATATTAATATTGCTCATTGCATAATTTAGCCATCAAACAATGAAATTCTACCAAAGGATGATTGgaataatataagtttatacaGCAATATGACAATCAATTTGATAGTCTGCATTTCCTTTTCAGAAAGCCAATCATCACACGTCGGTTCTACATGAACCGTGCAAGTGGTGGTCACGCCGGATGTAATGCTGATAATGGCTGGTTTGTTGTGCTCGACACACCATCAACCGGCTATTGTCAATGGGAAAAGAAGACTTCGAAACCGTATTTCCTGTACAGCGACGAAGCTTCGTATGAAGAATCACACAGTGTGTAAAACATCTTTACTTCTTGCATGTTTTTTGAGGGTATATATTCTAACGACTTGCGCATTTAATTGCGCATTAACTTACTGTTTAGGCACCCAAGAAATAACTACAATGGCACGCGGTTAAATTTCAATCGTGTTCCATTGTAGATATTTCTGATAACCTACGCAACATTGTAAGTTAATCCTCGTATTTGTAGTTTCTTTTTTGTCATGTTAGATTTTCATGTGTTCTTTTCTACGATTCAAAAGAAGAAATGAATTTATTAGGAATGGTAATAATTTATTACAATAGTCCATTGTTGATATTAAAAATCAACCTATCTGAAACCATAGCAACAAAACGGTCGCCTTAATTGAATAGTTAGCATATTGCAATTCCCTCATCCTAATTAATAGTGGGGCGGACTTAATAGCTGGGAGGGATACACAAACGCCATGGAAATTATATGTGTGACGTGGTTACGAATCGTGGGAAATCAATTAATTCACTATTTACTACGGTGGaagatttgtgccatttcgttaaatgaaatatctaaattctcgttttttcgtcttttcgccccgaaaagacgagaattaacaTACTTTAATTCTCGTCTAAAAGACGACAAGTCAtacgcgaaaagacgaaattaatGCACGCTAATTAGcgaccttaattctcgtcttttcgtgTTTTAAaatctcgtcttttcgccccgaaaagacgaaaagacgaaaattatCAAACTTTAATTCccgtcttttcgccccgaaaagacaaaaattaacaaaccttaattctcgtctgTGCGCCCTGAAAACAAGgaaagacgagaattaaggtttgtttaatttcgtgttttcggggcgaaaagacgaaaagacgagaattaaggtttgtGAGTTTCGTCatttcggggcgaaaagacgagaattaaggtttgttaaatttcgtcttttcgggcaAAAAGACGAGaaataaggtttgttaattgtcgtcttttcggggcgaaaagcAAAAAGACaagaattaaggtttgttatACATGACTTCGGACATGACAAGCTTGTTGACCAAAGAAGACAAACAACTAAAACCATAGCTTGAATTGAAATTGGCCGTTTGGCCGTTTATTTATTAAACGACAATAGAAATAAACTTGCAATACAAGTTGATATTCATAAAATCAACCATATGAATCGAACTTTGGTCCAAGGTGGGGAATACAAAACCGCCGCCACCTTAAACTAACAGcttaatttacaacaaaaatacTCACAACAATCTTATGTGTGAAACTTTGGTGTAAAGGTAGAGTTACAAAAAATGACCACATACAATATCCAGAAAATTCCATGATATaatcattttttaattgtttattaaatTTCGTGTTTTCAGGGTGAAAagacgaaaagacgagaattcTAAACACTTAAAGACGAGAATTAGGGTCGCTAATTAGCGTGCATTAATTTCGTATTTTCgcgtcttttcggggcgaaaagacgagaattaaagtttgttaatgCTCGTCTTTTCgttcggggcgaaaagacgaaagaacgagaatttagatatttcattttcgtcttttctgggcgaaaagacgaaatgacacaaatcagccaccgtaatTTAAGGATGTTAATTTGGAAGTCACTgaaaataacgaaaaataaAGACGACACCATATAAAATTATGTTTACATTCATGTTGACTTCAATTGATAATGAATCTAATACATTAAGCAAAAGTCTTCATTATTTCGCCACGCGTCATCGACATTTGTTAGAATTAAAGACAATTGATTACTTTTAAAAGTCTTTATATcgaaattaatatttatgtttatatcgAATTATTATATATCACGGACGAAGATAGGATAGTTGtcttattttttataatttcaaatgtatgatttaaatattttgttacgATTTAATTTCCATTACAGGACAAGCTTTAGCGGATGTCTTTGCGATCTGGGTTTGTGAGTAAcaccgccccccccccccccccccccccccccccccccccccccccccccctttatttaataatataacttaatgttttattttcctgCGTTTCTGGCATTGTATTTGATAACAGTTAATGTATTCAAATGCTTTAGAATATTATCAAAACACAATTATGATATGTTAAGTGTTAACCATTAATGGGATCAGCATGATttacatatcaaacaataaaccaatttgtagtttatatatgtaaatttatatacatgtatatcaatttagctATGGATATGTGTAAACCTAATCGGTGTGTTACCGGGCGTTCCTGTATATATAGCTGTGTACGTCACGGAAATCTGCTAAAAGAAAGCTGTGATCAGGGTAAGTTGAGATGTCATGTAGCGAACACTAAATGAGACAAATCTGGGTTagatcacaggcgtctgcttccggttagtatttatagaaaaaaataggCCCTAACTCTAATATATCAAAAAGGTATAACACTCACTTTAAGATCTGCtatgcatcgactgtggaacggaagtagatctgattggtcgatagctctataaacaatactaactataatTGGCGACCTATCAGGTCTACTTCCGTTCTACAGTCCATGTAACGTAGATTTTCAATTCAAGTGTTACACTTGTAGCTATAGTAGCAGTAGGGggcaaatatttttttcatcaatactaaccagaagcagacgtcTGTGTCTAGATCGAATAAAAACTGCGTTCTGTTTGCAACCTGgtttatatcaattcaataaTCACAATGATAAAAACTAGACTATGATAGAAATTGAAAAATaccatttttgaaattttaacattacgacacaaaatataataattttctCTTAGGGTACAGTCTTTGACTATCCAAACTATTATCAAATCAAATATTCAACAATACACCAAGGACTTGAATGATAATTGCCGCTCCTTACAAGTAGTATTATCAAATGTAACCTGCATACCAACTGATGTTGGCCACTCTATAGGCTCGATTGAAGCAGATAATGCTACATGTGCATTCAATTATGCGTATTTTTAGCTATGGTTGTCTTTGGAACCAACCGAGTAGCCTCATTTGTTGTTGACGATCAGCTCTAAACAATTTATAGTTTGCATAAAAAGAATGATCATAAATCTCTAAAtcactttgaaaaaaatatactgcAAAATAGGAAATATTCACGCCTTGAAAATTTTCGCTCACTTCGCGAGCATGTAAAAGTCAGCAAAAATATCCCTACGCGAACATACTACCACGTGAAAATATAGACACCAAATAAACTGAATacaacaaaattcaaaatgcaaGGTAAACCATGTCGGCATTTAAGCGTCATGTCATCCGAAATATCGAatgaaaatatccactttttttttagataacAACGATTTTATAACATTTCTAAACATCGGAAATGttcatatctgtattttgcTTTACAGCCATGGACAACTCTAATCCTTTACATTGTGATAACGGAACTATATGTACACACCAGTGCATATGTACCGGAAACTACTTCGGAACTTACTGCGAAAATTGTGAGTAATGTGTGAATTGATTGTTTATTATTGAGTTTCCCCATAATTCTTCTCTGGAATGTCCATTTgtgtttatgaaaaaaatataaatatcaagtCTCACTTACCATCATCCTAGTGCAGtgtatattttgttactttcaAACGAATGTTTGATTGCGATGTGCCTTCTCTGCCCTTTTCAGTAAATGGCGGGTTTTCCAACTGGAGTTCATATGGAAGCTGCTCACGGGAATGTGGTAATGGGACCAAGACCAGAACCAGGACGTGTAACAACCCGACTCCGGTCGGAAATGGATCAGCCTGTACTGGAAATACCTCGGAAATAGTACCATGTAACAGTCACCCTTGTCCAAGTATGTACTTTCCAGTTACTCGATTTACTCGAAATTGAAGGTGGTAAAACGTCAAAAAACTTTCTAATGGAAGATCAAAGGGAACTATCTGAAATGTTCGTATCGCTATGTTGTTGACTGACCAAGGCTGTTTAAGTATACTGTACGTGTATATGTACCCTAGTGGTCACAGTCCACCTATTGACACTAATAAGCCTGTTACAGCTACTTCAGTAATAATAGAAAACGTCTAAGCACTGTAGCTGCACGAATAGGAAAGACAATTCGAAACTTTCTTTCATCtaggcgaccggggttcgattccccgactGTActtgaaaaggtatggggtcacctgtctgaccaCGTAGTTTTCTCCGGGTCGaccggtttcctccaacagtaagaccccttgcaCGTTTCAATTCGGACCAACAAGCGTTGGATATAAAAGACGCATAAAATGCTATATCGGAAGAAAAATATTTCGAACgtcacactttttttttttgcacagCTGGTATAATTATACCATGTGGTTACTTGATACATATAAGAATATGTTAGGAAATAtcatcaattatatatttatttgaaataactATTTGTCTTGTTTGATTATTTAATGATAAGGGGATTGTTCGCTCTTCCATAATGAAATATTACCGATATTTTATGACACGCCAAAAttattggtttatttatttacttatttatatatttacttttatcCATATAAATCCCCTTAAGCTTGCCTGAAGGTAGAGTTTCTCtacttatctttttttttttttttttggtaaatacTGATCATGTACAGAGATTTGTGTTATTCTTTCCTCCTCATTTGTAAATGGTCTtatttttcatcattatttatgcaaatgtatattttttttatttgctaGTTTGTctatttttaatttgtatttgatGCTTTTTTTCCATCaaatctagattttatttctaatttcaGCTTGAcgcttttttttaactttgccCTGTAAGCTTTCAGGAGAAGTCATAGTGATGCGTAACTGACACAATAAGAGATTTAGAAAGTCTGCTGTCTCTTGATGATTGGCTTATAACAAGTTCCAGCACTGGActatcatttacattttacattttcagcTGCATGCTCCAGCTCATCTGAGTCTTTAAACTGCACTTGCAAAAACACCATGGTCAACATGACGTCAGACGAATTGGTGGACATCATTGATAAGCTCAAATTGGAATtaaaaatagacaaaacaaaaaccagtAGTAAGTACACAGTGTATCCtactttaaacaatattataatttCAGCAATTTACTTTGGAATGATCACAATGCCTACAACTCAACGCTTATGACTCAATATTAAGAACTTCAAACAACAACCTTCGGTCTTTACTCTATGttctgttttgatatttttaaaatctccAGGAGTAAAATCTCTAAAAATAACTTattaatatatcattatctattaCTCACGAAAACATTACATCAGATTAAGAACATTCATTCAAACAAATCTTATTGCAATTTACGTGTCTTTCTTATATTATCAGTGGCTATACGCCGAAAGACTAGTGCCAATGACTCGAGGACGTCGGCAAAGATGTTGGGGGTATTAGGAGCCGTCATGTTGGCTGTTCCTTTCGTCTTGATCGCCCTATCAGATCTGAGTAACGTTTACAGATATAACATTGCGGACACATCTAAAATACGCACAGTTACTCCAGTGTAGATATTGAACGGGTAACTTAACAAACGCAAGAAGAAAGAagaaaacaaccaaacaaaactTATACTTGCTCATCTTTATTTAGCATTTTGTtagttgatttttttatcatatccTCGGTTACACCAACTGTGTGCTGATGTTGTTGCCTGGCGTTGGCGTTCCTCCCAAAAACATCGTCTCGTTTTGGGGTAGGCTTTTATAATGCTTCCAAAAGTGAACACCCCATTCTCTTCCAATATAGTAAATCCTTCAACTTTAAATCTGGAAGTGGGGTTACGTAATATTTATATCGAAACATCTAAATTTGTTCTTAATCATTAACATGCCTAAATATATTTTGCACATAATCacctttaaacatttttttaattgtccATACGTATATATGCCATCCCTCTCTCATTTAGCATGTATCCAATCATCATATGTCTTTAGATATGGTTAACTGAAAatcatgtttgaaatatttggaTTATCTTTCTGAGTTAATCcgttttaaagattttgttttgatcatttgtaaacaaaatggaTTGATTTTGCattgatgatgatatatatatgaatatccTGTGATGTCTATTCAATATCTCttgatttgtataaaatatcatgtgatttatatcaatttcaCGTGATTTGTATCCAAAAGCACGTGACTTATATTCAATATTCTGTGATATGTATTCAAAATACGTGATTTATATCCAATATCCTGTAAATTATATCCAATATCCTGTGATTTATATCCAATGTCCTGTGATTTATATCCAATATCCCGTGATTTATATCCAATACCAAGTGATTTATATCCAATATCCTGTGATTTATATCCAATATTCCGTGATTTATATCTTAAATCCCGTCATTTATATTCAATAACCCTTGATTTATATCCAATATCCAGTGATTTATATCCAATATCCTGTGATATATATCCAATATCCTGTGATTTATATCCAATATCCCGTGATTTATATCCAATATCCCGTGATTTATATCCAATATCCCGTGATTTATATCCAATATTCTGTGA contains the following coding sequences:
- the LOC117336037 gene encoding A disintegrin and metalloproteinase with thrombospondin motifs 6-like, yielding MYINLAMDMCKPNRCVTGRSCIYSCVRHGNLLKESCDQAMDNSNPLHCDNGTICTHQCICTGNYFGTYCENLNGGFSNWSSYGSCSRECGNGTKTRTRTCNNPTPVGNGSACTGNTSEIVPCNSHPCPTACSSSSESLNCTCKNTMVNMTSDELVDIIDKLKLELKIDKTKTSMAIRRKTSANDSRTSAKMLGVLGAVMLAVPFVLIALSDLSNVYRYNIADTSKIRTVTPV